Sequence from the Plasmodium berghei ANKA genome assembly, chromosome: 3 genome:
GTCTCCATTggatttttcattttctctGCGGATGCAATTAACACCAACCATAAGGCCGTAATATATggtttgaaaaaaaataaataaattcacATGCACATTTGTCTATTCATTTAACTAATCATTTGTATACACACGATCCTTTGATATCCATGTCAAACTAGcggaataaatatatagcaCCGTTCCgattaaaattgtttagCTATTTTAgtgcattatatatatatatcattttttttgcaaaCTTTTTTAAACGCCTTTAGGTATAATCGTTTCCATAGGACAAGCAATACACTTAAACTTATTAAAGCAAAAAttaattgtatataaaaacaaaatgaaaatgttacattataatttgatatattcatccattattatgtttatatatttattaataactGGAAGGATATTCCAAATTCTTAATTTAACATATCATGGATTTACTTTATTAATTCTGTCTTGTAAGTTTATGACGAAAATAGagcaaaaaataattcacaCACATTATACATATGAAAAGAAATAGAAAGGGAAGATATGGAAAACATCAATCCCAAACATTTTGCACACAGAAATGCGCAgtttgttaatatatatattttttttgttaatacaAATTTACAACTTTCTCAGGTTTATCGTCCATTTTCGTAACATTTTCATCGTTTATGTGTATTTATTACACAGACAATGTTGCTTATAATATGATTGGAAATGTTAAGTCAACACTTCAAACATTTTTAagtaaattttataattcaGAAGAATTTAATACAAACACAATGATTGGAATAATATTAACTACATTAGGCTCATTTACATATGGATATTCTAGcgaatattcaaaaaaaaaaaataattaagaaaaaatatgaacaagtCAGGTAACATATGCccatataattaatatattttcatccttactacattatatatattgttattattaaaaattgtagTAAATGCTAGgagtattatttttttcgtgtttttattttttgttttaacaatataaatgaataaacTGTAAAAGAAtccaaatatatttttcttttacttaattccatttttaactccatatattttataaaatatgactAGACTCTTACTTATATGTACTGTACATATCATTTAACATGTATTACAATGATATCagaattttaaaattatttattgttaCATACTtaattgcatatattttttattttattaacttcaccttaatttattttttaaatatagtTGAAATGGTAAACTAATGGAGAGCAAACAACTATATATAGTATacgataaaataaattttaaaaaatcacCAATAATGATGAATATAATCCATACTGTCTTTTATGAAATGcaaattatattcaaataatttttttaattcaaaatcacaatttatttgttattaaattattatttcgttcatttatttattgaaaaatatacaatttatGTACATTTACATTTTAGTAATGATTagtttataataatatagtatattttttcttcataaaattggtatatataaataatatattaggtttatttacataaagttatacaaaataaagatgaaaaacaatatatattttacatacatgataatattttcactattttttattttattattattccaGTTTTCTTTGTGTGAAAAAgtattaaagaaaataatttggctttatttttattatgatatttttatactttctaaaagaaataacatataaaaaaatttaagaattcaaaaaattgcTAACAATCTACTAACAAATACTAACAATATACTAAAAggtattaataaaaaatactaataaattttattttttgcaccaaatataataaaatatccaaaatatgtttaaataaaaatatgagaTCCAGTTATTAAGTTtcatatacatttttatatttttacagtaattttaatatttttttatacccTTTTAAATTTGATTGAATTGAATATCATATACACAAAACATACacatgttttatatttttttgtattaatacttttcaaatttaaataatttttattttcagatttttatctttattcTTTCCATACAATATTTAgtattgtatattttttttatacattattACATAGTTTGcttctatatatatctttctttatattttctatttcctagtttaatatatttatccatatttcattttttactttattggaattcattatcattataacACATCATCTTTCCTTAATTctattttactttttttttggggggatattttttaaatcgttaatatataatagtcTAAATAAGAAAATGAACTAAAAAATTCAGACACTTtcaacatatatataacatttgttcccttttttgtttatttacCGATTACCCATTAGTATATTCCCgctatatattatttttctgaACAATTCAATAGCATATATCATATGCGTATATACTGAAATGCAAAAATGCCAACAAACATCTATAATtgaatatgaatatataacaataatgaATGTACATAAAagtttttatgaatatttaatgatacatgtataaaatataaaatatatttaaatagttaaaaatataatagtgaatattatgaatcacaaaaataataatatgaattgTGATCCACCAAATAATTACCAAAACAAAGGCAATAaccaaaataataatggtaCTAACAATTTAAGAAATTTTAACAATACAAGTTATGGTAACataaattcatttaatCATGAATTGTTTCAAGTTAGTAGCAATAACGTAAGGATCTATGCggataatattatttcaaataatatgaagCCTCGtgatcaaaataattttttttgtaacccacatataaaaaactacaattatgaaataaatgacaaaatgaaatataataataataacaacaTCGTATCCAATTCTGgttctaataataatggacAAATGTATGGAacttataattatatgacATCTAAAAATCttcaaaatgaatattttcataaaaatctGAACAATACAAATTCATTACCAAATAGacaaaatagtaatatgattcaaaaagataataaacaaatgatgggtaatatttacaaaatgaataatgTCAATGATGTTGGGGATATACAGAATATGAGATATCTTggaaatgtaaaaaaaacacataaTATTAACAGTATATTAGATGTCAACCGTtttaatcatataaataaattaaataatatgaataatttaagaaatacacaaaactataattatattcataacaATATTCATGTTAATAGTGAAAATATAACTGATATTTATAATCCTATGGAATGTCAAACAAATCGAAATCATTATGTAAATCTTAATACTGGAAACGGCAATGTTAacgatatatataattttgatataatcaaaaatatgaataatataacgAAGTTTGGTAAAAATAGCAAAAACGATATTAccaataatatttcatttaatgcgccaaataaaaataattttaatatgaaCAACACATATCCTAATAATTTACAGTCAGTACATTCagataataaacaaatcgGTAGCCAATATATTCCCAATTACCCAATTAATAGAACTtctgatataaaaaatgtaaatatcaATCGAGCTCCCagtataaatgataataatttcattttccaTGAAAAAGGAAACGAAACGTTTcgaaatcaaaataataacaacaACAATTTAAGTGATAGGCAAATTATTAATGCACACTCTGGTCGGATTGATAAAGATAACTTGGATAATGAAGGTAATTTAATatctcaaaaaaaaaaacaaaaaaaagttaatgaaaaaatataaaataaa
This genomic interval carries:
- a CDS encoding GDP-fructose:GMP antiporter, putative, with translation MKNKKLPVLFSITTYLASSITSVFVNKYMLITNILDTIFLIFLQHLSCLAFLFIFKSYLSKIQKEDDVKNEFFSLYEGIKHLWPLIISFNFTLIFGNLCLKYTIISFYQLARSMTLPFNFIFSYFFFKHIKFNFLMICSCILVSIGFFIFSADAINTNHKAVIYGIIVSIGQAIHLNLLKQKLIVYKNKMKMLHYNLIYSSIIMFIYLLITGRIFQILNLTYHGFTLLILSCLSSIFVTFSSFMCIYYTDNVAYNMIGNVKSTLQTFLSKFYNSEEFNTNTMIGIILTTLGSFTYGYSSEYSKKKNN